A region of Malaclemys terrapin pileata isolate rMalTer1 chromosome 5, rMalTer1.hap1, whole genome shotgun sequence DNA encodes the following proteins:
- the GNPDA2 gene encoding glucosamine-6-phosphate isomerase 2 isoform X2, whose protein sequence is MRLVILDDYDLASEWAAKYICNCIIQFKPSQGRYFTLGLPTGSTPLGCYKKLIEYHKNGDLSFKYVKTFNMDEYVGLPRNHPESYHSYMWNNFFKHIDIDPNNAHILDGNAPDLQAECDAFEKKIEEAGGIDLFVGGIGPDGHIAFNEPGSSLASRTRLKTLAMDTILANAKYFDGDLSKVPTMALTVGVGTVMDAREVMILITGAHKAFALYKAIEEGVNHMWTVSAFQQHPRTIFVCDEDATLELRVKTVKYFKGLMHVHNKLVDPLYSMKEEN, encoded by the exons ATGAGACTGGTAATTCTTGATGACTATGATTTGGCAAGTGAATGGGCAGCAAAGTACATCTGTAATTGTATTATCCAATTCAAACCAAGTCAGGGAAGATATTTTACGCTTGGCTTACCAACAG GGAGCACACCTTTAGGATGCTACAAAAAACTGATAGAATATCACAAGAATGGAGACCTTtcttttaaatatgtaaaaactTTCAATATGGATGAATATGTAG GGCTTCCAAGAAATCATCCAGAGAGTTACCATTCTTATATGTGGAATAATTTCTTTAAGCATATTGACATAGATCCTAATAATGCTCACATCCTTGATGGGAATGCTCCAGACCTACAGGCAGAGTGtgatgcatttgaaaaaaaaattgaagaagcTGGGGGAATTGATCTGTTTGTCGGAG GCATTGGTCCTGATGGCCACATTGCTTTCAATGAACCAGGATCAAGTTTGGCTTCAAGAACAAGGTTAAAGACTTTAGCAATGGATACCATTTTGGCAAATGCTAAATACTTTGATGGAGACTTATCTAAAGTGCCAACTATGGCACTAACTGTTGGTGTCGGAACAGTGATGGATGCTAGAGAA GTTATGATTCTCATAACAGGTGCCCATAAAGCTTTTGCTTTGTACAAGGCAATTGAAGAAGGGGTCAATCATATGTGGACAGTTTCTGCTTTCCAGCAGCACCCCCGCACTATCTTTGTATGTGATGAAGATGCTACTTTAGAACTAAGAGTTAAAACTGTGAAATACTTCAAAG GTTTAATGCATGTTCACAATAAACTTGTGGACCCGCTGTACAGTATGAAAGAAGAAAACTGA
- the GNPDA2 gene encoding glucosamine-6-phosphate isomerase 2 isoform X1 — protein sequence MRLIKLFQCFSSFFSCKLFTITMRLVILDDYDLASEWAAKYICNCIIQFKPSQGRYFTLGLPTGSTPLGCYKKLIEYHKNGDLSFKYVKTFNMDEYVGLPRNHPESYHSYMWNNFFKHIDIDPNNAHILDGNAPDLQAECDAFEKKIEEAGGIDLFVGGIGPDGHIAFNEPGSSLASRTRLKTLAMDTILANAKYFDGDLSKVPTMALTVGVGTVMDAREVMILITGAHKAFALYKAIEEGVNHMWTVSAFQQHPRTIFVCDEDATLELRVKTVKYFKGLMHVHNKLVDPLYSMKEEN from the exons ATGAGACTAATAAAACTGTTTCAATGTTTTTCCTCGTTTTTTTCCTGTAAGCTGTTCACCATCACAATGAGACTGGTAATTCTTGATGACTATGATTTGGCAAGTGAATGGGCAGCAAAGTACATCTGTAATTGTATTATCCAATTCAAACCAAGTCAGGGAAGATATTTTACGCTTGGCTTACCAACAG GGAGCACACCTTTAGGATGCTACAAAAAACTGATAGAATATCACAAGAATGGAGACCTTtcttttaaatatgtaaaaactTTCAATATGGATGAATATGTAG GGCTTCCAAGAAATCATCCAGAGAGTTACCATTCTTATATGTGGAATAATTTCTTTAAGCATATTGACATAGATCCTAATAATGCTCACATCCTTGATGGGAATGCTCCAGACCTACAGGCAGAGTGtgatgcatttgaaaaaaaaattgaagaagcTGGGGGAATTGATCTGTTTGTCGGAG GCATTGGTCCTGATGGCCACATTGCTTTCAATGAACCAGGATCAAGTTTGGCTTCAAGAACAAGGTTAAAGACTTTAGCAATGGATACCATTTTGGCAAATGCTAAATACTTTGATGGAGACTTATCTAAAGTGCCAACTATGGCACTAACTGTTGGTGTCGGAACAGTGATGGATGCTAGAGAA GTTATGATTCTCATAACAGGTGCCCATAAAGCTTTTGCTTTGTACAAGGCAATTGAAGAAGGGGTCAATCATATGTGGACAGTTTCTGCTTTCCAGCAGCACCCCCGCACTATCTTTGTATGTGATGAAGATGCTACTTTAGAACTAAGAGTTAAAACTGTGAAATACTTCAAAG GTTTAATGCATGTTCACAATAAACTTGTGGACCCGCTGTACAGTATGAAAGAAGAAAACTGA